The following are encoded together in the Amyelois transitella isolate CPQ chromosome 6, ilAmyTran1.1, whole genome shotgun sequence genome:
- the LOC106131127 gene encoding LIM domain only protein 3 isoform X2 has protein sequence MIRDPPAMHKPENTNSQQEENKYSRTSGVTSNTGGARLCAQCGKVITERFLLKAMERFWHEDCLKCGCCDCRLGEVGSKLYYKADLMLCKRDYLRLFGATGNCVACNKVIPAFEMVMRAKSFVYHLECFACQQCNHRFCVGDRFYLCDNKILCEYDYEERLVFASMAANPSGLAHIRRQVSGLQSPSGGYVGGAGCAASAAGAPPLLDKDGGGCAGADDASSGYGSPPDPDVCDAAR, from the exons GTCAACAAGAAGAGAACAAATACAGTCGCACCAGCGGCGTGACCAGCAACACGGGGGGCGCTCGGCTTTGCGCGCAATGTGGGAAAGTCATCACAGAGAGGTTTCTTCTCAAGGCGATGGAGAGGTTCTGGCACGAAGACTGCCTTAAATGCGGATGTTGCGACTGCCGTCTCGGGGAGGTGGGCTCAAAGCTGTATTACAAAGCCGACCTTATGCTGTGCAAAAGGGACTATCTTAG GTTATTTGGTGCCACAGGCAATTGTGTGGCGTGCAACAAAGTCATTCCCGCCTTCGAAATGGTAATGCGAGCCAAAAGCTTCGTTTACCACTTAGAATGCTTTGCCTGTCAGCAGTGCAATCACAG GTTTTGCGTAGGCGACAGATTTTATCTGTGCGACAACAAGATTCTCTGCGAGTACGACTACGAGGAGAGACTAGTTTTCGCTAGCATGGCCGCCAACCCTAGCGGACTGGCGCACATCCGGCGACAAGTCAGCGGGTTACAG TCTCCGAGCGGGGGATACGTGGGAGGCGCGGGTTGTGCGGCAAGCGCGGCGGGTGCGCCTCCGCTGTTGGACAAGGACGGCGGAGGCTGCGCCGGCGCAGACGACGCGTCCAGCGGCTACGGCAGTCCGCCCGACCCCGACGTGTGCGACGCCGCGCGATGA
- the LOC106131127 gene encoding LIM domain only protein 3 isoform X1 produces the protein MIRDPPAMHKPENTNSQQEENKYSRTSGVTSNTGGARLCAQCGKVITERFLLKAMERFWHEDCLKCGCCDCRLGEVGSKLYYKADLMLCKRDYLRLFGATGNCVACNKVIPAFEMVMRAKSFVYHLECFACQQCNHRFCVGDRFYLCDNKILCEYDYEERLVFASMAANPSGLAHIRRQVSGLQQSPSGGYVGGAGCAASAAGAPPLLDKDGGGCAGADDASSGYGSPPDPDVCDAAR, from the exons GTCAACAAGAAGAGAACAAATACAGTCGCACCAGCGGCGTGACCAGCAACACGGGGGGCGCTCGGCTTTGCGCGCAATGTGGGAAAGTCATCACAGAGAGGTTTCTTCTCAAGGCGATGGAGAGGTTCTGGCACGAAGACTGCCTTAAATGCGGATGTTGCGACTGCCGTCTCGGGGAGGTGGGCTCAAAGCTGTATTACAAAGCCGACCTTATGCTGTGCAAAAGGGACTATCTTAG GTTATTTGGTGCCACAGGCAATTGTGTGGCGTGCAACAAAGTCATTCCCGCCTTCGAAATGGTAATGCGAGCCAAAAGCTTCGTTTACCACTTAGAATGCTTTGCCTGTCAGCAGTGCAATCACAG GTTTTGCGTAGGCGACAGATTTTATCTGTGCGACAACAAGATTCTCTGCGAGTACGACTACGAGGAGAGACTAGTTTTCGCTAGCATGGCCGCCAACCCTAGCGGACTGGCGCACATCCGGCGACAAGTCAGCGGGTTACAG CAGTCTCCGAGCGGGGGATACGTGGGAGGCGCGGGTTGTGCGGCAAGCGCGGCGGGTGCGCCTCCGCTGTTGGACAAGGACGGCGGAGGCTGCGCCGGCGCAGACGACGCGTCCAGCGGCTACGGCAGTCCGCCCGACCCCGACGTGTGCGACGCCGCGCGATGA